The following nucleotide sequence is from Natronosalvus caseinilyticus.
CGCTCCCCGACCGGGAAGGCCGTCTTCGGCTCGACCGCCCAGGAAGTCTTGCTCTCGGCACCCTGCCCCGTGACGTTCGTCCGCAGTTCCGACTGATCGGGGTTCGGTTTCGGACCTCGAGCGACTGACCAGGACGGCGACCGACTCCGTCGTACTCGTCCCAGTCGCTCGAGGTACCAAATAAACCGTTCGTCACGTGAAAGCCGTTCCCTCACGTTTTATCGCCCGGGAGTCCCTGCCACGAGGATATGAACTGGCGGGACGCAGAACGCGAGTACGACGACGCGGTCATCGACGCGACCAGCCTGGGTCGGCTATTCGAGGACGCCGCCGAGCGACACCCCAATCGCCCGGCACAGCGCTACAAGGGTGGGGTCTACGACCGTTCGCTCACCGGCGGCGTGTTGCGGGCGGCCGCCGACGGCGAGTTCCGCGCGATTTCGTACACCGAAATGCGCGACGTCGTCCGGAAACTCGCGGCCGGCTTTCGCAACCTCGGCGTCGACCACGGCGACCGGATCGGCATCTTCGCCGACACCCGCATGGAGTGGGCCCAGACCGACTTCGCCTTGCTCTCGGCGGGCGCCGTGGTCACCACCGTCTACCGATCCTCGTCGCCCGATAAGGTCCGCTACTTGCTCGAGGACCCGGGGGCGACCGGCGTCGTCGTCGAGAACGAAGCACTGCTCGAGCGCGTCCTCGAGGTGGAGGATGACCTCGACCTCGAATTCGTCGTTTCGATGGATACGCTTTCGAGCGCCTACGACGACCGCAACGATGTCCACACTCTCGCGGGCGTCTACACGCGCGGAAAGAAAACATTTGACCTCGAGGCGTACCAACACTGGGTCGACGAACCCGAGACGGACGATCTGGCGAGTCTGATCTACACCAGCGGGACGACCGGCCAGCCGAAGGGCGTGCAGTTGACCCACGGCAACTTTCGAGCGAACGTCAACCAGATTCGCAAGCGCTACGGGCCGCGTCCGGACAAGTCCGCGGACCTGCCGGTGATCGACGAGTCGGTGCAAACGGTCTCGTTCCTGCCGCTGGCCCATGTCTTCGAGCGCACCGCGGGACACTTCCTGATGTTCGCCAGCGGGGCCTGCGTCGCTTACGCCGAGAGTCCCGACACCCTGCAAGAAGACTTCAGCGCGGTTCGGCCGAACTCGGCGACGAGCGTGCCGCGCGTCTACGAGAAGATCTACGACGCCATCCGTGAACAGGCGAGCGAATCGCCGATCAAGGAACGCATCTTCGAGTGGGCGACCGACGTCGGCGTCGCCTACGCCGAAGCGGACGCGCCAGGGCCGGCCCTGCGAGCGAAACACGCCCTCGCGGACCGGCTCGTCTTCTCGCAGGTCAAGGAGGCCCTCGGTGGCAACGTCGAACTCCTCATCAGCGGCGGGGGCAGCCTCTCGAAGGAACTCTGCACGCTCTATCACGGGATGGGGCTGCCCATCTACGAGGGGTACGGCCTGACCGAGACCGCCCCCGTCGTGACGGTCAATCCGCCCGAAGAGCCCAAGATCGGGACGATTGGCCCCGCCCTGCCCGACGTCACGCTTCGCATCGACGAGTCGGTCGCCGACCAGGACGTCTTCGACGACCCAGGCCAGGTCGGGGAGTTGCTCGTCCGGGGACCGAACGTGACCGAGGGGTACTGGAACAAGCCGAGCGCCACCGAGCGGGCATTCCTCGAGGGTGAGGCCGAAACCGAGAGCGATGACGAGGACAGAAGCGAGCACGAAGACGACGAAGTCTGCTGGTTCCGCACCGGCGACATCGTCCACCTGCGGTCGGACGGCTACGTCGAGTTTCGCGAGCGAGTCAAACAGATTCTCGTGCTCTCGACGGGGAAGAACGTCGCCCCTGCCCCCATCGAGGACGCCTTCGCCGCCAGCGAGGTCGTCGAGCAGTGCATGGTCGTCGGCGACGGCGAGAAGTTCGTCGGCGCACTCCTCGTTCCGAACCTCGAGCACGTCCGCAAGTGGGCCGACCGTGAGGGAATCGACCTCCCCGAGGACGCCGAGGCCATCTGTGCGGACGAGCACGTTCGATCCTACGTCGGCAAGGAGGTCGACGCGGTGAACGAGGACTTCGAGAAACACGAGACGATCAAGCAGTTCCGCCTCGTCCCCGTCGAGTTCACCGAGGACAACGAGATGCTGACCCCGACGATGAAGAAGAAGCGCCGGGTCATCCTCGAGCGCTTCGACGACCGGGTCGACGAACTCTACGCCGACGCCTGATCGACGTTTTCGACGTTCCCCTCCCGGTTCGACTCGTTTGCCCGCACTCTCGCCCGCCTCGACTCGTTCTGCCGTCCGCTGTCCTCGAGCGCCGTCCGAGTACCGTCTGCTGCCCTCGAATCTGTCTGCTCCCGCTCAGGCACCGTCCCCTGCTATCAGACGCCGCTACCGCCCGAACCACTCAAAACAGCCGAATAGTTCAAGAGGCGGCATGTGCATTGAGGAACCATACCATGGGATGGAGGGAATCCGAACGAGAGTTCGACGACGACGTACTCGAGATGGACACGCTGGGACAGCTGTTCGCGAAGACGGTCGAGCGCAACAGGGACGCGCCGGCCCAGCGCTACAAGGGTGGCATCTACGACCGCTCGCTCGCGGGTTCGGTGGTCGATCCCGCACCCGACGGCGACTACGCGGTGCTCAGCTACGCCGAGATGGGGGCGATCGTCGAGCGACTCGCGACCGGCTTTCGCGATCTCGGCGTCGACGCCGGTGATCGCGTCGCCATATTCGCCGGGACGCGCATGGAGTGGGCCCAGACCGACTTCGCCTTGCTCTCGGCGGGCGCCGTGGTCACCACCGTCTACCGCAACTCGTCACCCGATAAGGTCCGATACTTGCTCGAGGACCCGGGGGCGACCGGCGTCGTCGTCGAGAACGAAGCACTGCTCCAGCGCGTCCTCGAGGTCGAAGAGGATCTGGATCTCGAGTTTATCGTCTCCATGGACGACCTCTCCGACACGTACGACGACCGCAAGGACGTGTACACCCTCGCCGACGTCTACGCCCGTGGAGATGAGGGTTACGACGAGGAGGCCTACCAGGGCTGGCTCGCCGAACGCACGCCGGACGACCTGGCGAGTCTGATCTACACCAGCGGGACGACCGGCCAGCCGAAGGGCGTCCAGCTGACCCACCGGAACTTCCGGACGAACGTCAACCAGACCTACCGGCGGTTCGGGCCGCGTCCAGGAAAACCGGCGGGGACGCCCTCGATCAACAGCAACACACAGAGCGTCTCGTTCCTCCCACTGGCACACGTCTTCGAGCGCACAGCCGGCCACTTCCTGATGTTCGCCAGTGGGGCCTGCGTCGCCTACGCCGAGAGTTCGGACACGCTCAAGGAGGACTTTCAACTCGTCTCGCCGACGACGGCGACGAGCGTGCCCCGCGTCTACGAGAAGATCTACGACGCCATTCGCGAGCAGGCGAGCGAATCGCCGATCAAGGAGCGCATCTTCGAGTGGGCGACTGACGTCAGCCGGGCGTACTACCGCGCCGACAGCCCCGGACCCGGCCTGAAGCTGAAGATGACGGTCGCCGACACGCTGGTCTTCTCGCAGGTCAAGGAGGCCCTCGGCGGCAACATCGACATGCTCGTCAGCGGCGGCGGCACCCTCTCGGCCGAGCTCTGCACACTCTATCACGGGATGGGCCTACCCATCTACGAGGGCTACGGCCTGACCGAGACTGCCCCCGTAGTCACGACCAATCCGCCCGAAGAACCCAAGATCGGGACGATCGGCCCCGCCCTCGTCGACACCGATCTGAAGGTCGACGAGACCGTCGTCCCCGAGGAGAGCACCGACACCACTATCGGCGAAACCGGCGAGTTGCTCGTCAAGGGCCCACAGGTCGCGAAGGGGTACTGGAACAAGCCCGAGAAGACGGCGGAGGCCTTCGTCGAGGACGACGACGGTCGCTGGTTCCGCACCGGCGACATCGTCACCATCCGGCCCGACGACTACCTCGTCTTCCACGAGCGCTCGAAACAGATGCTCGTGCTCTCGACGGGCAAGAACGTCGCCCCCGCCCCCATCGAGGACAGCTTCGCCCAGAGCCAGGTCGTCGAGCAGTGCATGGTCGTCGGCGACGGCGAGAAGTTCGTCGGTGCGCTCATCGTCCCCAACTTCCAGTACCTGCGGGACGAACTCGAGCTCGAGGACGACGCGCGGATCGTCGACAGCGAGGCAGCCCACGACCTCGTTCAGGCGGAGATCGACGCGGTGAACGAGGACTTCGAGAAACACGAACAGATCAAGCGCTTCCAGCTCGTGCCCGAGGAGTTCACCGAGGAAAACGAAATGCTGACACCGACGATGAAGAAGAAGCGCCGGGTCATCCTCGAGAAGTTCGACGAAGAGGTGGCAGACATCTATCCCGAGCGCGCGTCGGATCGACCGGCCGAGGCGGCCGACTAAGGGGGCGGTCGCGAGACGGTTCTAGCTATACTATTTATAGTATGTTGGTAGTGACCAGTCGAGAGATATAACTGGGTGGTTTCAGTAGTGAATACATCGACGAATGAACGTTCGACTACGGGACGAGGGCTGGGTGCGCCGCTGCGGCGTCGCCGTCCGGGGACAGGCGTTCGACGGGGCGGATCTCCTCGAGATGCCGGCCATCGCGGAACGGTTCGCACGGGCGCTCGAGGGCGAAACCAGCCAGAATCAAGACGGGGACGCTCGCCTCGAGGCCGTCGCCGCCTGCGCCGACTCCCTCGAGGGCTTCTTCGCGGCGGTCGTCGATCTCGATGCT
It contains:
- a CDS encoding AMP-dependent synthetase/ligase gives rise to the protein MGWRESEREFDDDVLEMDTLGQLFAKTVERNRDAPAQRYKGGIYDRSLAGSVVDPAPDGDYAVLSYAEMGAIVERLATGFRDLGVDAGDRVAIFAGTRMEWAQTDFALLSAGAVVTTVYRNSSPDKVRYLLEDPGATGVVVENEALLQRVLEVEEDLDLEFIVSMDDLSDTYDDRKDVYTLADVYARGDEGYDEEAYQGWLAERTPDDLASLIYTSGTTGQPKGVQLTHRNFRTNVNQTYRRFGPRPGKPAGTPSINSNTQSVSFLPLAHVFERTAGHFLMFASGACVAYAESSDTLKEDFQLVSPTTATSVPRVYEKIYDAIREQASESPIKERIFEWATDVSRAYYRADSPGPGLKLKMTVADTLVFSQVKEALGGNIDMLVSGGGTLSAELCTLYHGMGLPIYEGYGLTETAPVVTTNPPEEPKIGTIGPALVDTDLKVDETVVPEESTDTTIGETGELLVKGPQVAKGYWNKPEKTAEAFVEDDDGRWFRTGDIVTIRPDDYLVFHERSKQMLVLSTGKNVAPAPIEDSFAQSQVVEQCMVVGDGEKFVGALIVPNFQYLRDELELEDDARIVDSEAAHDLVQAEIDAVNEDFEKHEQIKRFQLVPEEFTEENEMLTPTMKKKRRVILEKFDEEVADIYPERASDRPAEAAD
- a CDS encoding AMP-dependent synthetase/ligase, giving the protein MNWRDAEREYDDAVIDATSLGRLFEDAAERHPNRPAQRYKGGVYDRSLTGGVLRAAADGEFRAISYTEMRDVVRKLAAGFRNLGVDHGDRIGIFADTRMEWAQTDFALLSAGAVVTTVYRSSSPDKVRYLLEDPGATGVVVENEALLERVLEVEDDLDLEFVVSMDTLSSAYDDRNDVHTLAGVYTRGKKTFDLEAYQHWVDEPETDDLASLIYTSGTTGQPKGVQLTHGNFRANVNQIRKRYGPRPDKSADLPVIDESVQTVSFLPLAHVFERTAGHFLMFASGACVAYAESPDTLQEDFSAVRPNSATSVPRVYEKIYDAIREQASESPIKERIFEWATDVGVAYAEADAPGPALRAKHALADRLVFSQVKEALGGNVELLISGGGSLSKELCTLYHGMGLPIYEGYGLTETAPVVTVNPPEEPKIGTIGPALPDVTLRIDESVADQDVFDDPGQVGELLVRGPNVTEGYWNKPSATERAFLEGEAETESDDEDRSEHEDDEVCWFRTGDIVHLRSDGYVEFRERVKQILVLSTGKNVAPAPIEDAFAASEVVEQCMVVGDGEKFVGALLVPNLEHVRKWADREGIDLPEDAEAICADEHVRSYVGKEVDAVNEDFEKHETIKQFRLVPVEFTEDNEMLTPTMKKKRRVILERFDDRVDELYADA